In Gimesia benthica, a single window of DNA contains:
- a CDS encoding fatty acid cis/trans isomerase, protein MKNRVRYSAGVLLFLLAAGAIVGGIVWQQASKQADWQPFVLKPTTYPETTGSELAGSYYLDKIQPIFNRRCIVCHGCLDSPCLLKLTCYEGLLRGARKVNPDATHLFAEKPVRLFDQPSVTAWREQGFCNVVEQQGPPEERPAKSILFRMLVAGTEHNQPPFELQSLEPIYHSVNKHICPCEQGIDAYLKQRPTAGMPFGMPALTVDENQLFSAWITAGSPGPTAEVMAQVQQLKQPEVIARWEAFLNQDVPLSPLVSRFIFEHAFLATLHFEESPGEYFRLVRSTTPPIQVKNDADGKQVVTASPVHEIKTARPYNNPYLKGVDKFYYRLKKVTESRVQKSLFVWQLSDDKLKHLDELFFQVESVAGKSLEPGYSSQNPFEVFQAIPARSRAQFLVENSHLIVSGMIRGPVCVGNLATYAIKDNFWVFFVDPEHDPSVLKPELGLQSWEDFMNYGLEGNAVYNDAYFKVLDQYKPTGYEINDVWDGNQQNSNAWLTILRNETNATVLRGRQGGIPPTFWLIDYSGFERLYYSLVVNYEYYGSVAQKLDTWEFMSRLRQEFEDNFLRLLPVDARKKYRDLWTRGIGQELLFRMPFPGENVGEGLEVEGTDPISGVLSQIQRQFTEAVSGPRDLLNTGNKPDVKLTDPVKNFADWEAALSTLTMRTQLKFTPFLPSNTFIRLTKGEEHRVYSLVANRSYAFNNVVFDENGARQPELDTMSAYHGLVGDFPNLIIDLKIEDASACLTELNAISTTEEWTAWKNKFGTLRNSVAFWPMLDWLTDWNFQNRQPDAGYFDLKYYMLLESKY, encoded by the coding sequence TTGAAGAACAGGGTTCGCTATTCGGCTGGGGTACTGCTCTTTCTTCTGGCCGCTGGAGCGATAGTCGGGGGCATTGTCTGGCAGCAGGCAAGCAAACAGGCGGACTGGCAACCTTTCGTTCTCAAGCCCACCACATATCCGGAGACCACCGGCTCCGAGCTCGCCGGCAGTTACTATCTCGACAAAATACAACCGATTTTCAACCGTCGCTGCATCGTCTGTCATGGCTGTCTCGACTCGCCCTGCCTGCTCAAGCTCACCTGTTACGAAGGACTGCTCCGCGGTGCCCGCAAAGTCAATCCTGATGCCACGCACCTGTTCGCGGAAAAACCGGTCCGATTGTTTGACCAGCCTTCCGTGACTGCCTGGCGGGAGCAGGGCTTCTGCAATGTCGTCGAACAGCAGGGGCCTCCCGAAGAACGACCCGCGAAGAGCATCCTGTTCCGCATGCTGGTCGCCGGCACCGAACATAACCAGCCCCCCTTCGAACTGCAGTCCCTCGAACCGATCTACCATTCCGTCAACAAACATATTTGCCCCTGCGAGCAGGGCATCGACGCCTATCTGAAACAACGCCCCACCGCAGGGATGCCCTTCGGAATGCCCGCACTGACTGTGGACGAGAATCAGCTCTTTTCCGCATGGATCACCGCCGGCTCCCCCGGCCCCACAGCCGAGGTCATGGCCCAGGTCCAGCAACTGAAACAGCCCGAAGTCATCGCCCGCTGGGAAGCCTTTCTCAATCAGGATGTACCACTCTCCCCGCTGGTCAGTCGCTTTATCTTCGAACATGCATTTCTCGCGACACTGCATTTCGAGGAATCGCCTGGCGAATACTTTCGCCTCGTCCGTTCCACCACACCGCCGATCCAGGTCAAAAACGATGCCGATGGCAAGCAGGTGGTCACCGCCAGTCCGGTTCACGAAATCAAGACGGCCCGACCCTATAATAATCCGTATCTCAAGGGGGTTGACAAGTTCTATTACCGGCTGAAAAAGGTAACCGAATCGCGGGTTCAGAAGTCACTCTTCGTCTGGCAGCTCAGCGACGACAAACTGAAACACCTCGATGAACTCTTCTTTCAGGTCGAATCGGTCGCCGGTAAAAGCCTGGAGCCGGGCTACAGCAGCCAAAATCCGTTTGAAGTCTTCCAGGCGATTCCCGCCCGGTCGCGGGCGCAGTTCCTCGTGGAGAATTCGCATCTGATTGTCAGCGGGATGATCCGCGGCCCGGTCTGTGTCGGAAATCTGGCTACCTACGCCATCAAAGACAATTTCTGGGTCTTCTTTGTCGACCCCGAACACGATCCCTCCGTCCTCAAGCCGGAACTCGGTCTGCAGTCCTGGGAAGACTTCATGAACTACGGCCTCGAAGGGAACGCCGTCTATAACGACGCCTATTTCAAGGTCCTCGATCAATACAAGCCGACCGGTTACGAGATCAACGATGTCTGGGACGGGAATCAGCAGAACTCGAATGCCTGGCTCACCATCCTCCGCAATGAAACCAATGCGACCGTACTCCGTGGGCGACAAGGGGGCATTCCGCCCACCTTCTGGCTGATCGACTACAGTGGCTTCGAACGTCTGTACTACTCCCTGGTCGTTAACTACGAATACTATGGCAGCGTCGCTCAGAAGCTCGATACCTGGGAATTCATGAGCCGACTCCGGCAGGAGTTCGAAGACAACTTTCTCCGTCTGCTGCCGGTCGACGCGCGGAAGAAATACCGCGACCTCTGGACCCGCGGCATCGGACAGGAACTCCTCTTCCGCATGCCATTTCCAGGCGAAAATGTGGGCGAGGGGCTCGAAGTAGAAGGGACCGACCCCATTTCCGGTGTGCTCAGCCAGATTCAACGCCAGTTTACAGAAGCGGTCAGCGGTCCACGCGATCTGCTTAACACTGGAAACAAACCGGACGTCAAACTGACCGATCCCGTGAAAAACTTCGCCGACTGGGAGGCCGCTCTCTCCACCCTCACGATGCGTACGCAACTCAAGTTCACACCGTTTCTACCCAGTAACACCTTCATCCGTCTGACCAAAGGGGAAGAGCACCGCGTCTACTCGCTGGTCGCTAACCGTTCGTATGCCTTCAACAATGTCGTCTTCGACGAAAACGGCGCCAGGCAACCCGAACTGGATACCATGAGCGCCTACCACGGTCTTGTGGGAGACTTCCCCAATCTGATCATCGATCTGAAAATCGAAGACGCCTCCGCGTGTCTCACGGAACTCAACGCCATCTCCACAACCGAGGAATGGACCGCCTGGAAAAACAAATTCGGCACCCTCCGCAACTCGGTCGCTTTCTGGCCCATGCTCGACTGGTTGACCGACTGGAATTTCCAGAATCGCCAGCCCGACGCCGGCTACTTCGACCTCAAATACTACATGCTACTCGAGTCCAAGTATTAA
- a CDS encoding sialidase family protein, giving the protein MRFIFRSLLFVIACTSYAAAQEKTESPLKLTMGEPRVIVRGIRPEEQLWGPYQFPRPYRLKDRYVVSVHVKNDDISNYGSTALWFESRDKGNTWKEVDASVAQECGLLLPNGDRVYLPPESGVDVSEYKQIPWNKYTPAYDFSKQAEEGTLPIPDGMTFWMGGTTINAYNADRLPPSLSKKEWTLYRIPAGQTQPVLEQASVDWPYLTRVVHVSRKGKKVLKSIFPRGNPKLGPDGAIWVSVFSGEGHLNPENGQYSPYYSAEIFRSEDNGKTFQRRSHLEYEANGHEFPYKSGGFSDSDFEFMPDGSIVWFLRSTWYSSTGKEWDPMYMTRSTDMGRSWSKPVKFDRVGILPRLCRLENGVTLLCYARPGTFVRASLNDSGTKWTEPLVVMTPGDRSGLANKPVAEPTFHDWDGSCNNPEIVPLDENSALLFYSDFYYPDENGMKRKTILCRKITVE; this is encoded by the coding sequence ATGCGCTTCATCTTCCGTTCTCTCTTATTTGTGATTGCCTGCACGAGCTACGCAGCCGCCCAGGAGAAAACAGAGTCTCCACTCAAATTGACAATGGGAGAACCGCGTGTGATTGTGCGGGGGATTCGGCCGGAGGAGCAGCTTTGGGGGCCGTATCAGTTTCCGCGGCCCTATCGGTTGAAAGACCGGTATGTCGTTTCCGTGCACGTAAAAAACGACGACATCAGTAACTACGGCTCAACGGCACTCTGGTTTGAAAGCCGCGACAAGGGCAATACCTGGAAAGAGGTTGATGCATCGGTGGCGCAGGAGTGTGGTCTGCTGCTGCCGAACGGGGACCGGGTTTACCTGCCGCCGGAATCAGGTGTGGATGTAAGCGAGTACAAGCAGATTCCCTGGAATAAATACACGCCCGCCTATGATTTTTCAAAGCAGGCGGAGGAAGGGACGCTGCCGATCCCGGACGGGATGACCTTCTGGATGGGGGGCACGACGATCAATGCCTATAACGCCGATCGCCTGCCACCGAGCCTGTCTAAAAAGGAATGGACGCTATATCGCATCCCGGCGGGTCAGACACAACCGGTGCTGGAACAGGCCAGCGTGGACTGGCCTTACCTGACGCGGGTAGTTCATGTCAGTCGCAAGGGGAAGAAGGTGCTGAAGTCGATCTTTCCGCGGGGGAATCCGAAGCTGGGTCCGGACGGGGCAATCTGGGTGAGCGTGTTTTCGGGAGAGGGGCATCTGAATCCGGAAAACGGCCAATACAGCCCGTACTACTCTGCGGAGATCTTTCGTTCCGAGGACAATGGAAAGACGTTCCAGCGTCGGTCGCATCTGGAATATGAAGCCAACGGTCACGAGTTTCCCTATAAGAGTGGTGGTTTCAGCGACAGCGACTTTGAATTCATGCCGGACGGCTCGATTGTCTGGTTCCTGCGGTCGACCTGGTATTCTTCGACCGGCAAGGAATGGGACCCGATGTATATGACGCGTTCGACTGACATGGGGCGGAGCTGGTCGAAGCCGGTAAAGTTCGACCGGGTCGGGATTCTGCCGCGTTTGTGTCGTCTGGAGAATGGTGTGACGCTGCTGTGTTATGCACGTCCCGGAACGTTCGTGCGAGCCTCGCTCAATGATAGTGGCACAAAGTGGACCGAACCGCTGGTGGTAATGACGCCCGGCGATCGGAGCGGGCTGGCTAACAAGCCGGTGGCAGAGCCGACCTTTCACGACTGGGACGGTTCCTGCAATAACCCGGAGATTGTCCCCCTGGACGAGAATAGTGCCCTGCTCTTTTACAGCGACTTTTATTATCCGGATGAAAACGGCATGAAACGCAAGACGATTCTGTGTCGGAAGATTACGGTGGAGTGA
- a CDS encoding RNA polymerase sigma factor produces MYNPFLEADDDARQDIELVERTRNGDRAALEALILRHQAWIYNIAVRMVFQPHDAEEVTQEVLLLERVTMAP; encoded by the coding sequence ATGTATAATCCCTTTTTAGAAGCGGATGACGATGCCCGGCAGGATATAGAACTGGTTGAGCGGACCAGAAATGGAGATCGTGCTGCGTTGGAAGCCCTGATTCTCAGGCACCAGGCCTGGATTTACAATATCGCGGTACGGATGGTTTTCCAGCCTCATGATGCCGAAGAAGTCACGCAGGAAGTGCTGCTGCTGGAACGCGTCACGATGGCGCCTTAG
- a CDS encoding aldehyde dehydrogenase family protein, whose product MPAWPEKMFIDGKWVDGHSSTSWTITNPATREPLAEIAMADASDVDLAVTAARRAFDEGEWRRMDGLERGRLLFKLAERVRESAEDLAMTDTLNIGKPIRDTLGFDIPCGADMLESYAGLPDKIAGHSYGGLADNVTMQFREPMGVIAAIVPWNYPLTNAAIKLAPILACGNTVVLKPSEVSPLSALMLAKLAEEVGFPPGVINVIHGTGAEAGAALVKHPGINKIAFTGRHETGAQLMEAAKEGMKGVLLELGGKTPSVVFPDAPLDHVVNGVITGIFCHLGQICVAGSRLLVHESQHDELLERIIAKAQSLRQGDPTDPEMHLGCLATPTHCDFVRSRVEQAKQEGARMVLSGEISDDPLDCFFPPTIFDQVSPDMAVAKEEVFGPVLSVMTFKTEEEAIRIANDSDFGLMANIWSTDGTRALRVARELQAGRISINGGGYLRPNVPIYGYKKSGFGAELGFIEAAHELCNSKSVIYSLATEKSPWPE is encoded by the coding sequence ATGCCAGCCTGGCCAGAAAAAATGTTTATCGATGGAAAATGGGTCGACGGTCATTCCAGCACGAGTTGGACAATTACCAACCCGGCGACACGGGAACCGCTGGCGGAGATTGCCATGGCGGATGCAAGTGACGTCGATCTGGCTGTGACTGCAGCTCGCCGTGCGTTTGACGAGGGCGAATGGCGGCGGATGGATGGTCTGGAGCGTGGGCGTCTGCTGTTTAAGCTGGCCGAACGGGTGCGGGAATCTGCGGAAGACCTGGCGATGACCGATACGCTCAATATCGGCAAGCCAATTCGCGATACACTCGGATTCGATATTCCCTGTGGTGCGGACATGCTGGAAAGCTATGCCGGTCTGCCGGACAAAATCGCCGGCCATTCTTATGGCGGTCTGGCCGACAACGTGACCATGCAGTTTCGTGAACCGATGGGTGTGATCGCGGCGATTGTCCCCTGGAATTATCCGCTGACCAACGCAGCAATCAAGCTGGCCCCGATTCTCGCCTGTGGCAACACGGTGGTGCTGAAGCCCTCTGAAGTCTCCCCCCTGTCAGCGTTGATGCTGGCGAAGCTGGCTGAAGAAGTCGGCTTTCCTCCCGGCGTGATCAATGTGATTCACGGAACGGGTGCGGAAGCGGGTGCTGCTCTCGTAAAACATCCCGGGATCAACAAAATCGCATTCACTGGTCGTCACGAAACTGGTGCCCAGTTGATGGAAGCGGCCAAAGAGGGCATGAAAGGGGTGCTGCTGGAACTGGGTGGCAAGACGCCGAGCGTGGTCTTCCCCGATGCTCCGCTGGATCATGTTGTGAACGGCGTCATCACCGGAATTTTCTGTCACCTGGGGCAGATCTGCGTAGCCGGTTCCCGTCTGCTGGTGCATGAAAGTCAGCACGATGAACTGTTGGAGCGGATCATCGCCAAAGCCCAGAGTCTGCGGCAGGGAGATCCGACCGATCCGGAAATGCACCTGGGTTGTCTGGCGACGCCGACGCACTGTGACTTCGTACGCAGCCGCGTCGAACAGGCGAAACAGGAAGGGGCCCGCATGGTTTTGTCGGGCGAGATTTCAGATGATCCGCTGGACTGCTTCTTCCCGCCCACCATTTTCGACCAGGTCTCTCCCGACATGGCGGTGGCGAAGGAAGAAGTCTTCGGTCCGGTCTTAAGCGTGATGACCTTCAAGACCGAGGAAGAAGCAATTCGAATTGCCAACGATTCCGACTTTGGTCTGATGGCCAATATCTGGTCGACCGACGGCACACGGGCTTTGCGGGTCGCACGCGAACTGCAGGCCGGCCGGATTTCCATCAATGGTGGCGGCTACCTGCGACCGAACGTGCCGATCTATGGATATAAGAAGAGTGGGTTTGGCGCGGAACTGGGCTTCATCGAAGCGGCGCATGAACTCTGCAATTCCAAATCGGTGATTTACTCCCTGGCGACTGAGAAATCTCCGTGGCCTGAGTAA